In the Helianthus annuus cultivar XRQ/B chromosome 11, HanXRQr2.0-SUNRISE, whole genome shotgun sequence genome, one interval contains:
- the LOC118484065 gene encoding probable receptor-like protein kinase At5g18500 encodes MYWKRWIWSCVQRRTLIAGKLTAVAVKRLNDRLGQGLKEFLTEIQLLTSQEHPNLVSLLGYCDEGAEKIIIYEYAERGSLNRCLQDDREHRPSMDVVKKELEEILKIEKLDVHV; translated from the exons ATGTATTGGAAAAGGTGGATATGGTCGTGTGTACAAAGGAGAACTTTGATAGCCGGAAAACTCACCGCGGTTGCTGTAAAAAGGTTAAATGATCGTCTCGGACAAGGTTTAAAGGAATTTTTAACAGAAATTCAGCTGCTCACTAGTCAAGAGCATCCAAACCTCGTTTCTCTTCTAGGTTATTGTGACGAGGGGGCAGAGAAAATTATTATCTATGAATATGCAGAGCGTGGAAGTTTGAATCG ATGCTTGCAAGATGATCGTGAACACCGACCTTCTATGGATGTTGTTAAGAAAGAGCTTGAAGAAATACTGAAAATCGAg aaattagaTGTACATGtataa